The following coding sequences lie in one Bacillota bacterium genomic window:
- a CDS encoding DUF4368 domain-containing protein, whose translation MEVQNIPEQLKSSYDALQAQKSIQGNVDEWLDCIESCLDVRELDRSIVAKLIDKIIVSEKVEHEGKSYTQDIIIQYRFVGNISDKNEEAPLSFLNDA comes from the coding sequence ATGGAAGTTCAAAACATCCCCGAACAATTAAAATCATCTTACGATGCTCTACAAGCGCAAAAGAGCATTCAGGGCAATGTTGATGAATGGTTAGATTGCATCGAAAGCTGCCTTGATGTTCGAGAGTTAGATCGGTCTATTGTTGCAAAGCTGATTGACAAGATCATCGTGAGTGAAAAAGTCGAACACGAAGGTAAATCCTACACGCAGGACATCATTATCCAGTATCGTTTTGTCGGTAACATTTCCGACAAAAACGAAGAGGCACCGCTTAGTTTCCTAAACGATGCCTAA
- a CDS encoding recombinase family protein: MFDEFRSGASARGISEKLNIEKIDSPRFFCFSNGSGQKPKANEHNSWSSSTILSMIRNQVYIGNMVQGKREVVSFKKKTRRAVDPSQWIIVENTHEPIIDRSTWDDVQSRIVNGKHHVRRTKSADKIGLFSGCAICGDCGLKLAYYKRNSYRCSLFNNAGKEACSPHSIRESTLSEFVLNDIRHYAVLAKAVRDKIRQRLIRDMSKSRINETKLLERKISELEAKQREN, translated from the coding sequence ATATTTGATGAGTTTCGTTCAGGCGCAAGCGCTCGTGGTATTAGTGAGAAGCTTAATATCGAGAAGATCGATTCACCTCGCTTTTTTTGTTTTAGTAATGGCAGTGGTCAAAAACCCAAAGCAAATGAACACAATAGTTGGTCAAGCTCCACGATATTAAGTATGATTAGAAATCAAGTCTATATTGGTAATATGGTACAAGGAAAACGTGAAGTCGTATCCTTTAAGAAAAAAACACGTCGTGCTGTTGATCCTTCCCAGTGGATTATCGTCGAGAACACTCACGAACCAATTATTGATCGTTCTACTTGGGATGATGTTCAATCTAGGATAGTTAATGGAAAACATCATGTTCGTAGGACAAAGTCAGCAGACAAAATCGGTCTATTTTCAGGTTGTGCTATTTGTGGCGATTGTGGCTTGAAATTGGCATATTACAAAAGAAATAGTTATCGATGCTCGTTATTCAATAATGCTGGAAAAGAAGCTTGTTCACCGCATTCAATCCGGGAATCTACCTTGTCGGAATTTGTACTAAATGATATTCGTCATTATGCAGTTCTTGCGAAAGCCGTGCGTGACAAAATCCGCCAACGGCTGATTAGAGACATGAGCAAATCACGCATAAACGAGACAAAGCTTCTGGAAAGAAAAATCAGTGAATTAGAAGCAAAACAGAGGGAAAATTAA